From a region of the Fischerella sp. JS2 genome:
- a CDS encoding RNA polymerase sigma factor: MNFLSLCPSHSQRLLNLKMESDEELAKEARHSSEAFAELYRRNLKAVYRYHFSRVGNVHDAQDLTTQTFLAAQEAIANFQGRGKFAAWLMGIASRKTADHFRRQRSILPLEEAAQIEDDSIAPEEFVAQQLSLEQVAQALSQLTSDRAEVIALQIFGGLSMAEAAQVMGKSEAAVKMLVCRALKDLRKYLKTTCE; this comes from the coding sequence ATGAATTTTCTCTCACTGTGTCCGTCTCACAGTCAAAGGCTCTTAAATCTCAAAATGGAGTCGGATGAAGAATTGGCTAAGGAAGCGCGACACAGTTCAGAAGCTTTTGCGGAACTCTATCGACGAAATCTCAAAGCTGTCTACCGCTATCATTTTTCACGAGTCGGTAACGTCCATGATGCTCAAGACTTGACTACTCAAACGTTTTTGGCAGCCCAAGAAGCCATAGCTAATTTTCAAGGACGTGGTAAGTTTGCTGCTTGGTTGATGGGAATTGCTTCTCGAAAGACAGCAGATCACTTCCGTCGTCAACGGTCAATCTTGCCACTAGAGGAAGCTGCTCAGATTGAAGACGATTCTATTGCACCAGAAGAATTTGTCGCTCAGCAATTGTCTTTGGAGCAAGTAGCTCAGGCATTGAGCCAACTCACTTCCGACCGAGCAGAAGTGATCGCGCTGCAAATCTTCGGTGGATTAAGTATGGCTGAAGCAGCCCAAGTGATGGGCAAAAGCGAGGCTGCTGTCAAAATGCTGGTTTGTCGCGCCCTCAAAGATCTTCGCAAATACCTAAAAACAACCTGTGAATAA
- the recG gene encoding ATP-dependent DNA helicase RecG encodes MTIDKPDWIRLQKALAIEEEQGFTDLVGRQYRFSEFFTLTFGKFPNDLPSYERRRWQQLATQFSNYPNLRLEDRKNLVLETSQYLYQLEQQEEETGTRGQGGQGGQGRNITSLSSAAKSKKPNPKSQIVAEVSRSLAPKLDQKLKDLPEIGLRKAEKLARLGLYTVRDLLFYYPRDHIDYARQVSISELEAGEPVTIVATVKSCNCRTSQKNQKLTILELLLRDNTGKIKISRFFAGTRFTSRAWQESLKRRYPVGSIVAACGLVKGTKYGLTLEDPELEVLANPGDTIESLTIGRVVPVYALTESVGADLVRQAMIAALPTAAHLKDPLPSGLRGKYGLMELKDAIANIHYPSDSDTLQHARRRLVFDEFFYLQLGLLQRQHQAKQIQTSAVLAPRGQLLDKFYEILPFKLTNAQQRVINDILNDLQKPVPMNRLVQGDVGSGKTIVGVVAILAAIQSGYQAALMAPTEVLAEQHYRKLVSWFNLLYLPVELLTGSTKTAKRRQIHAQLETGELPLLVGTHALIQNPVNFHRLGLVVIDEQHRFGVEQRAKLQQKGEQPHVLTMTATPIPRTLALTIHGDLDVSQIDELPPGRQKIQTTVLTSQQRPQAYDLMRREIAQGRQVYVVLPLVEESEKLDLRSATEEHQKLKESVFPDFQVGLLHGRMTSAEKDEAINKFRDNETQILVSTTVVEVGVDVPNATVMLIENAERFGLSQLHQLRGRVGRGAAQSYCLLMSSSRSPDAQQRLKVLEQSQDGFFISEMDMRFRGPGEVLGTRQSGVPDFTLASLVEDEEVLMLARQAAEKVIEIDATLERWYLMKEELKYRYERLMGGAILT; translated from the coding sequence ATGACTATCGACAAACCGGACTGGATACGATTACAAAAAGCCCTGGCAATAGAAGAAGAACAAGGCTTTACCGACTTGGTGGGTAGACAATACCGCTTCAGTGAGTTCTTTACCTTGACTTTCGGTAAATTTCCGAATGACTTACCAAGTTATGAACGCCGTCGTTGGCAACAACTGGCGACTCAGTTTTCCAATTATCCAAATCTGAGACTTGAAGATAGAAAAAATTTAGTATTGGAGACTAGTCAATATCTGTATCAACTGGAACAGCAGGAAGAGGAGACGGGGACACGGGGACAGGGAGGACAAGGGGGACAAGGAAGAAACATTACTTCTTTGTCTTCTGCTGCCAAATCTAAAAAACCTAATCCTAAATCTCAAATTGTCGCAGAGGTAAGTCGTAGTCTTGCCCCAAAGCTAGATCAAAAATTGAAGGATTTACCGGAAATTGGATTACGAAAGGCTGAAAAATTAGCGCGCCTCGGTTTATACACTGTGCGCGATTTGCTTTTTTACTATCCCCGTGACCATATTGATTATGCGCGTCAGGTGAGTATTAGTGAATTAGAAGCGGGTGAGCCGGTAACGATAGTAGCGACGGTGAAAAGTTGCAATTGTCGTACCAGCCAAAAGAATCAAAAGTTGACAATTTTAGAACTTTTACTGCGGGATAATACTGGCAAAATCAAAATCAGCCGCTTTTTTGCGGGTACGCGCTTTACCAGTCGTGCTTGGCAAGAAAGTTTAAAACGTCGTTATCCAGTTGGTAGTATTGTGGCGGCGTGTGGGTTGGTGAAAGGAACAAAATACGGTCTCACGCTAGAAGATCCAGAATTAGAAGTTTTGGCTAACCCTGGTGATACGATTGAATCTTTGACTATTGGGCGGGTAGTGCCTGTTTATGCCCTGACTGAGAGTGTGGGTGCGGATTTGGTGCGACAGGCGATGATTGCTGCTTTGCCAACTGCGGCACATTTAAAAGATCCCCTACCTAGTGGTTTAAGAGGAAAATATGGGTTAATGGAATTGAAAGACGCGATCGCTAATATCCATTACCCCTCAGATAGCGACACTTTACAACATGCCCGTCGTCGCCTCGTCTTTGATGAATTTTTCTACCTCCAACTGGGTTTACTGCAACGTCAGCACCAAGCCAAGCAAATTCAAACTAGCGCTGTGCTTGCACCCAGAGGTCAATTATTAGATAAATTTTACGAAATACTGCCTTTTAAGCTCACTAATGCCCAGCAACGAGTTATCAACGATATTCTCAACGACTTGCAAAAACCAGTGCCGATGAATCGTCTCGTACAAGGTGATGTTGGTTCAGGGAAAACGATTGTTGGAGTAGTCGCTATCCTAGCTGCAATTCAATCAGGATATCAAGCAGCACTCATGGCTCCTACAGAAGTACTAGCAGAACAACATTACCGCAAGCTAGTTAGCTGGTTTAATTTGTTGTATTTACCAGTAGAATTACTGACAGGTTCTACAAAAACAGCAAAACGGCGACAAATTCACGCCCAGTTAGAAACAGGAGAATTACCTCTGTTGGTAGGAACTCATGCCTTAATTCAGAACCCTGTCAACTTTCATCGCTTGGGTTTAGTAGTCATCGACGAACAGCACCGTTTTGGGGTGGAACAACGAGCAAAATTACAGCAAAAAGGCGAGCAACCCCATGTACTAACTATGACAGCTACACCCATTCCTCGGACACTGGCGCTAACAATTCATGGGGATTTGGATGTAAGTCAAATTGATGAATTGCCACCAGGGCGGCAAAAAATTCAAACCACAGTATTAACCAGTCAGCAGCGTCCTCAAGCTTATGATTTGATGCGGCGGGAAATCGCACAAGGGCGGCAGGTTTACGTAGTTTTACCCTTAGTAGAAGAATCAGAAAAATTAGATTTGCGATCAGCAACAGAGGAACATCAAAAGTTAAAAGAAAGTGTGTTTCCTGATTTTCAGGTCGGGTTACTACATGGTCGCATGACTTCTGCTGAGAAAGACGAAGCAATTAATAAATTTCGCGATAATGAAACTCAAATCTTGGTTTCTACTACCGTTGTCGAAGTCGGTGTAGACGTACCTAATGCTACAGTTATGCTCATAGAAAATGCGGAGCGCTTTGGCTTGTCGCAACTACACCAGCTACGCGGACGTGTTGGTCGAGGTGCAGCGCAATCCTACTGTTTGCTAATGAGTAGTTCTAGAAGTCCCGATGCTCAACAACGGCTAAAAGTATTGGAGCAGTCTCAAGACGGCTTTTTTATCTCTGAAATGGATATGCGGTTTCGTGGCCCGGGTGAAGTACTTGGAACTCGTCAATCAGGTGTACCAGATTTTACCTTAGCAAGTTTAGTAGAAGACGAGGAAGTCTTAATGCTAGCACGGCAAGCTGCGGAAAAAGTAATAGAAATAGATGCAACCTTAGAGCGTTGGTATTTGATGAAAGAAGAATTAAAGTATCGATATGAAAGGTTAATGGGTGGAGCGATTTTGACTTAA
- a CDS encoding COP23 domain-containing protein, whose amino-acid sequence MSSRILKLLAASGLGLTVFVGNAIASAQVGDVVVPTQPANGTSTTTSSSNTTTSTSTTYSTNARFTCQNYNGQYTVMYQPESRPGQFFAWATPQRLGGGWDEYKRCLTIAERLESYRPDGLTELRNATQNGYNILCVTSEANPACRIVLTVPPGYDPYNVRNSVFQNLISADNGQQTIAVNTYNSRNSGGSQVEQIYNQARTIFGSGNNNTRTSKGPVNLKPFLDQKDGGTGSQLKKGVALKTQTQTQTRTQSGTRLNPRNFK is encoded by the coding sequence ATGTCATCACGAATCTTGAAATTACTTGCAGCTAGTGGTCTCGGTTTAACTGTATTTGTAGGTAATGCGATCGCTTCCGCACAAGTTGGTGATGTGGTAGTGCCAACCCAACCAGCCAACGGTACTTCAACCACGACTAGTTCTTCAAACACTACAACCAGCACTTCTACTACATACAGCACAAATGCCCGGTTTACCTGTCAAAACTATAACGGGCAGTATACAGTCATGTACCAACCAGAAAGTCGACCAGGGCAATTCTTTGCTTGGGCGACTCCGCAAAGATTGGGCGGTGGTTGGGATGAATATAAACGCTGTCTAACCATAGCCGAACGTTTGGAAAGTTACCGTCCAGATGGCTTAACAGAACTCCGTAATGCCACGCAAAATGGATACAATATTCTCTGTGTAACTAGTGAAGCTAACCCAGCTTGCCGAATTGTACTCACAGTACCCCCCGGATACGACCCCTATAACGTACGTAATAGCGTCTTCCAAAACCTAATCTCAGCCGACAACGGTCAGCAAACCATAGCCGTCAATACTTACAATAGTCGTAATAGCGGCGGTAGCCAAGTCGAACAAATATACAACCAGGCTAGAACTATTTTTGGTAGCGGCAATAACAATACTCGTACATCTAAGGGGCCAGTCAACCTCAAACCTTTCTTGGATCAAAAAGATGGTGGTACTGGTAGCCAACTGAAAAAAGGTGTAGCACTTAAAACTCAAACCCAAACTCAGACTCGGACTCAATCTGGTACTCGTCTCAATCCCAGAAATTTCAAGTAA
- a CDS encoding DUF1611 domain-containing protein: MRLPLNQRVAILLHEGIKGTRGKTGLSLLRYSEAPIVVAIDRECPGQSLSELTGIRRDVPIVASVSAALEYKPQVLVIGIAPLGGVLPDDYWHDIKDALAAGMSLVNGLHAPLSTIPDLKALLKPGQMIWDVRKEPPNLSVAAAMARTLPCRRVLTVGTDMAVGKMSTSLELHWASKLQGWRSKFLPTGQTGLMLEGDGIPLDAVRVDFAAGAVEQMVMRYGKNYDILHIEGQGSLLHPSSTATLPLIRGSQPTQMILVHRAGQTEVADGVQIPPLIDVVKLYETVASAGGAYPKVPVVAIALNTRHLNEAEAKAAIAQTETETGLPCTDPIRFGADKLLDAIMQK, from the coding sequence GTGCGTCTGCCACTTAATCAACGAGTAGCTATCTTATTACATGAGGGAATCAAGGGAACTCGCGGTAAAACAGGGTTATCACTTTTACGCTACAGTGAAGCCCCGATTGTAGTAGCGATTGATCGCGAATGTCCAGGGCAATCTTTGTCAGAGTTAACAGGTATTCGCCGCGATGTACCAATAGTTGCATCAGTCTCAGCAGCACTAGAGTACAAACCGCAAGTCTTAGTAATTGGCATTGCACCTCTAGGTGGCGTTTTACCAGATGATTACTGGCATGATATCAAAGATGCCTTAGCTGCGGGAATGTCACTGGTAAATGGTTTGCACGCACCACTATCAACCATACCCGATTTAAAAGCACTCCTGAAGCCAGGACAAATGATTTGGGATGTACGCAAAGAACCACCGAACTTGAGTGTGGCTGCGGCGATGGCGCGTACCCTTCCCTGTCGACGGGTACTGACAGTGGGAACTGATATGGCAGTTGGCAAAATGTCAACTAGCTTAGAATTACACTGGGCATCAAAATTGCAGGGCTGGCGTTCTAAGTTTCTGCCTACAGGGCAAACTGGTTTGATGTTAGAAGGAGATGGTATACCGCTAGATGCTGTGCGCGTGGACTTTGCTGCTGGCGCAGTGGAACAAATGGTCATGCGCTATGGTAAAAACTACGATATTTTGCACATTGAAGGACAAGGTTCCCTACTGCACCCTAGTTCTACAGCCACATTGCCCCTAATACGCGGTTCCCAACCAACGCAGATGATTTTAGTACATCGGGCAGGACAAACAGAAGTTGCTGATGGTGTGCAAATACCACCTTTAATAGATGTAGTCAAACTTTATGAAACAGTTGCCAGTGCAGGTGGCGCTTACCCGAAAGTACCAGTAGTAGCAATTGCCCTCAACACTCGTCACTTAAACGAAGCAGAAGCAAAAGCAGCGATCGCCCAAACAGAAACAGAAACTGGATTACCTTGTACAGATCCGATTCGTTTTGGTGCCGACAAGCTGTTGGATGCCATCATGCAGAAGTAA
- a CDS encoding dipeptide epimerase — protein sequence MQIEVEIFTVNKRFPLTISRGTTAQTTNVWVKISDNSIEGWGEASPFSTGNYPQSTEIIKDALQKVAPALQAYSPLQRQQVEQILTTAKVPSAAKAALDVAMHDWLGKHIGLPLWQLWGLDTNAIAPTSVTISINSPAGAKARVRDWLEFLDVRVFKIKLGSPEGINADQKMLMAVREEAPIQELYVDANGGWNLADATYMCNWLADLGVKYVEQPLAQGQEQSLAELKMRSPLPIFVDESCFTSADIPQLANIVDGINIKLMKSGGLSEAMRMVNTARANGLQVMFGCYSDSALLNTAAAHLSPLADYLDLDSHLNLIDDPFTGAFVQAGKIIPNDLPGLGVQRSASAT from the coding sequence ATGCAAATTGAGGTGGAAATCTTTACGGTTAACAAACGATTTCCTTTGACTATTAGTCGTGGGACAACAGCACAGACAACTAATGTTTGGGTGAAGATTTCCGATAATAGTATTGAAGGTTGGGGAGAGGCGTCGCCGTTTAGTACAGGCAATTATCCGCAATCAACGGAAATTATTAAAGATGCTTTGCAAAAAGTCGCCCCTGCTTTGCAAGCATATAGCCCGTTGCAAAGGCAGCAAGTAGAACAGATTTTAACAACAGCCAAAGTTCCTTCAGCAGCGAAAGCAGCGTTAGATGTAGCAATGCATGACTGGCTAGGAAAGCACATTGGCTTACCATTGTGGCAACTATGGGGACTTGACACAAACGCGATCGCACCAACTTCTGTAACTATTAGCATTAATTCACCAGCAGGGGCAAAAGCTAGGGTACGGGATTGGTTGGAATTTCTGGATGTCCGTGTTTTTAAGATCAAGTTGGGTAGCCCAGAGGGTATTAACGCCGATCAAAAAATGTTGATGGCGGTACGAGAAGAAGCACCAATACAGGAATTATATGTTGATGCTAATGGTGGTTGGAATTTAGCTGATGCGACCTATATGTGTAATTGGCTGGCAGATTTGGGTGTAAAGTATGTAGAACAACCCCTTGCCCAAGGTCAAGAGCAAAGTTTAGCCGAACTCAAGATGCGATCGCCTTTACCTATCTTTGTGGATGAAAGTTGTTTCACCAGTGCTGATATCCCTCAACTAGCTAATATTGTCGATGGAATTAATATCAAGTTAATGAAATCGGGGGGATTAAGCGAGGCGATGCGGATGGTAAATACAGCCCGCGCCAATGGGTTACAGGTTATGTTTGGCTGCTATTCTGATAGTGCGCTTCTCAACACAGCAGCAGCACACCTATCACCACTAGCTGACTATTTAGATTTAGATAGTCATCTGAATTTGATTGATGACCCTTTTACAGGGGCATTTGTACAAGCAGGAAAAATTATACCAAACGACTTACCAGGCTTGGGGGTACAACGCAGTGCGTCTGCCACTTAA
- a CDS encoding NUDIX hydrolase: protein MEKLKKWQLLQSKMVLNHPWCQVRQDEILLPNGKIIDDYFVHLKPEVALILPITANQEIVFVRQYRHAVKDFFIELPAGSFDPNQESAEIAAKRELQEETGYTAKEINKIATLYDRPSKDTNRLHLFLAENVSKTSEQQLDITEEIEVILIPIELVFTKIIQGEICVAGSVAALFLGLNFIKQYHQF from the coding sequence ATGGAAAAATTAAAAAAATGGCAATTATTACAATCCAAAATGGTCTTAAACCATCCCTGGTGTCAAGTTAGGCAAGATGAAATTCTTCTCCCAAATGGCAAAATTATCGATGATTACTTTGTCCATCTTAAACCAGAAGTAGCATTAATTTTACCCATAACTGCCAATCAAGAAATTGTCTTTGTCCGCCAATACAGACATGCAGTCAAAGATTTTTTTATCGAACTACCAGCAGGCAGTTTTGATCCCAATCAAGAAAGTGCCGAAATAGCAGCAAAAAGAGAGCTACAGGAAGAAACTGGCTATACAGCTAAAGAAATAAACAAAATAGCGACTTTATATGATCGACCCAGCAAAGATACTAATCGATTACATTTATTCTTAGCAGAAAATGTCAGCAAAACTAGTGAACAGCAACTGGATATCACAGAAGAAATAGAAGTAATTCTCATCCCTATAGAATTAGTTTTCACAAAAATTATTCAAGGAGAAATTTGTGTAGCTGGTAGTGTTGCTGCTCTGTTTTTAGGTTTAAATTTTATTAAGCAATATCATCAATTTTAG
- a CDS encoding metalloregulator ArsR/SmtB family transcription factor, translated as MDSKDIDIFKVLANETRLQILHWLKEPEVNFPCQDVDPRTVGVCVGSIQKKTGLAQSTISHYLSMLEDTGLVVSTRIGQCTYYRRNEEAFSMFVTHVATDI; from the coding sequence ATGGATAGTAAAGATATTGATATTTTTAAAGTCCTAGCAAATGAGACTAGATTACAGATCTTGCATTGGTTAAAAGAACCTGAGGTGAATTTTCCCTGCCAGGATGTAGATCCTCGCACAGTTGGAGTCTGTGTAGGTAGTATTCAGAAGAAAACTGGTTTGGCCCAATCTACAATATCTCATTACTTGTCTATGCTAGAAGACACAGGGTTAGTTGTTTCAACACGCATAGGACAGTGTACTTACTATCGTCGTAATGAAGAAGCTTTTTCTATGTTTGTTACTCATGTTGCCACTGATATATAA
- a CDS encoding thioredoxin family protein encodes MSTDTSGKSPTKSEFNAGTRVRNFLVAIVAIALSITLVLGLKSQGNTVSLTQLGEESTPLEVALANGKPSLVEFYANWCTVCQKMAPDIAALEKQYTEKINFVMLNVDNNKWLPEMLKYRVDGIPHFVFLSENGEPVAQAIGDQPRSIMASNLEALAVGSPLPYAQASGQVSKVSTSVAPAGSSNDPRSHGSQVVN; translated from the coding sequence ATGAGTACCGATACTTCTGGGAAATCTCCAACTAAATCAGAATTCAACGCTGGAACCCGTGTAAGAAACTTTTTAGTCGCCATAGTGGCGATCGCTCTTAGTATTACCCTTGTTTTGGGGTTGAAATCTCAAGGTAACACAGTTTCTCTGACTCAGCTGGGTGAAGAATCTACTCCTTTAGAAGTAGCTTTGGCTAATGGCAAGCCATCGTTAGTGGAATTCTATGCTAACTGGTGTACAGTTTGCCAAAAAATGGCTCCTGATATTGCCGCATTGGAAAAGCAGTATACAGAAAAAATTAATTTTGTGATGCTGAATGTGGATAATAACAAGTGGCTACCCGAGATGCTGAAGTATCGCGTTGATGGTATTCCCCATTTTGTGTTCTTAAGTGAAAATGGAGAACCTGTTGCTCAAGCGATCGGTGATCAACCCCGCAGTATCATGGCAAGTAATTTAGAAGCCTTGGCTGTTGGCTCACCCCTGCCGTATGCTCAAGCTAGTGGACAAGTTTCCAAAGTTTCAACATCAGTAGCACCAGCAGGTAGCAGCAATGATCCTCGCAGTCATGGTAGTCAAGTAGTGAATTAG
- a CDS encoding NIL domain-containing protein, producing MKKRVTLTFPKRAIQMPVTYRLAKDFNVAANIIRAQVAPNQIGKLVVELSGDIDQLDAAVEWMRSQNISVSHTLGEIVIDEEVCVHCGLCTGVCPTEALTLNPESYKLTFTRSRCIVCEQCIPTCPVQAISTNI from the coding sequence GTGAAAAAACGAGTTACCCTTACTTTCCCCAAACGTGCTATTCAAATGCCAGTCACCTACCGACTAGCAAAAGATTTCAACGTCGCCGCTAATATCATCCGCGCCCAAGTAGCACCGAATCAAATTGGTAAATTGGTAGTAGAACTTTCTGGGGATATAGATCAATTAGATGCTGCTGTAGAGTGGATGCGATCGCAAAATATCAGTGTATCTCACACTTTAGGAGAAATAGTCATAGACGAAGAAGTCTGTGTTCACTGTGGGTTATGTACAGGGGTTTGTCCTACCGAAGCCCTAACCCTCAACCCAGAAAGCTATAAACTAACATTTACGCGATCACGCTGCATCGTCTGCGAACAGTGTATACCTACTTGTCCAGTGCAAGCAATTTCCACAAATATTTAG
- a CDS encoding DUF3616 domain-containing protein has product MKNSTLLNKVLLTFTDGFKEHREDLSAVMLTPEKHLWFGSDETSTIERLSYIDANNFSEHKQFRVAEFIDLPAPEEEEIDIEGIEYSNSYLWIIGSHSWKRKKPKPDKSDINNIERLAKVASEPNRYILARIPLVDGELCKSCSHPEDANVQLTAAKLKLTESTNMLMEVLADDPHLGFFVTAKIPGKDNGFDIEGIAVYQERIFLGLRGPVLRGWAVILEIEVELLQTGLLTLKSIAQTGQCYKKYFVFLNGLGIRDLHLAGEDLLILAGPTMDLDGPVQVYRLQVNPSLQDDVLHYPEYLQDIPFGNRDDHAEGITLFEEISGTPSLLVVYDSPANNRLVSDGSVIADVFKLG; this is encoded by the coding sequence ATGAAAAACTCAACTTTGTTAAACAAGGTTTTGCTCACATTTACTGATGGCTTTAAAGAACATCGAGAAGACCTATCGGCAGTAATGCTAACACCAGAAAAGCATCTCTGGTTTGGTTCAGATGAAACTTCAACTATTGAACGCCTCTCTTATATCGATGCTAATAATTTTAGTGAACATAAACAATTTCGTGTAGCAGAATTTATTGATTTACCTGCACCAGAAGAGGAAGAAATTGATATTGAAGGCATCGAGTATAGTAATAGCTATCTCTGGATTATTGGTTCCCATAGTTGGAAACGTAAAAAACCCAAACCAGATAAATCGGATATCAATAACATTGAGAGATTAGCTAAAGTAGCATCGGAACCAAATCGATATATCCTAGCACGTATTCCCCTGGTCGACGGAGAATTATGTAAATCTTGCTCTCATCCGGAAGATGCAAATGTGCAGTTAACTGCTGCTAAGTTGAAATTAACTGAATCTACAAATATGTTGATGGAAGTTTTGGCAGATGATCCTCATCTAGGGTTTTTTGTCACTGCTAAAATTCCTGGTAAAGATAATGGCTTTGATATAGAAGGTATAGCAGTTTATCAAGAGCGAATTTTTTTGGGTTTACGCGGCCCAGTATTACGGGGTTGGGCTGTAATTTTAGAAATAGAGGTAGAACTTTTGCAAACAGGACTACTAACACTAAAATCAATAGCACAAACAGGTCAATGCTATAAAAAGTATTTTGTATTTTTGAATGGTTTAGGAATTAGAGATTTACATCTAGCTGGAGAAGATTTACTGATTCTAGCAGGCCCAACAATGGATTTAGATGGCCCAGTGCAAGTATATCGTTTGCAAGTTAACCCCAGCTTGCAAGATGATGTCCTACACTACCCTGAATACTTACAAGATATTCCCTTTGGCAATAGAGATGATCATGCAGAAGGAATAACGCTGTTTGAAGAGATCAGCGGAACACCTTCGCTACTAGTAGTTTATGATTCTCCAGCAAATAATAGGTTAGTGAGTGATGGTAGTGTAATTGCAGATGTGTTTAAGTTGGGCTAG
- a CDS encoding CHAD domain-containing protein, translating to MTLAAKPKAKNLGYYAYSALQKHFKKTLKWESEVKKDKDPEALHQMRVGMRRLRTATSRFAVAVNLPKAVSDKNIGKIARRLGNLRDLDVLKETLEHLSQPQLPKKEQQSLQTALDALDKQRKEALADVRDTLKDERYKAIKLALKNWLDEPNYQPLASLPMQEVLPDLLLPEVSDFLLHPGWLVGTEIAEHQIVVLHNWEAKKIEQELVTNGKTLHSLRKQTKRIRYQMELFSDLYGETYTAYIAELKKIQDILGSIQDSIVLAEWLEGIFESKIQTQIPTVAALLVENRYQMWQQWQPLQERYLQGKTRQDLHLTVLHPA from the coding sequence ATGACATTGGCTGCCAAACCGAAAGCGAAAAATCTTGGATATTACGCTTATTCGGCACTCCAAAAACACTTTAAGAAAACCTTGAAATGGGAATCAGAAGTTAAAAAAGATAAAGATCCAGAAGCATTACATCAAATGCGAGTAGGGATGCGTCGCTTACGTACAGCTACTAGTAGGTTTGCAGTTGCTGTGAATCTACCAAAGGCTGTAAGCGATAAAAATATTGGAAAAATAGCGCGTCGTCTTGGCAATCTTCGAGACTTAGATGTATTAAAAGAAACTCTTGAACATCTTTCTCAACCACAATTGCCTAAAAAAGAACAACAATCTCTACAAACAGCTTTGGATGCTTTAGATAAACAACGGAAAGAGGCGCTTGCAGATGTGCGAGACACACTCAAAGATGAACGTTATAAAGCAATCAAACTAGCGTTAAAAAACTGGTTAGATGAACCAAATTATCAACCACTGGCATCTTTACCAATGCAGGAAGTTCTACCAGACTTGCTTTTACCAGAGGTCAGCGACTTCTTACTACATCCAGGTTGGCTAGTCGGGACTGAAATTGCAGAACATCAAATAGTAGTTTTGCATAATTGGGAAGCAAAAAAAATAGAACAAGAATTAGTAACCAACGGCAAAACTCTTCACAGTCTACGTAAGCAAACCAAACGCATACGTTACCAAATGGAGTTATTTTCTGATTTATACGGTGAAACTTACACAGCTTATATTGCAGAACTAAAAAAGATCCAAGATATCTTGGGTTCTATACAAGATAGTATAGTACTGGCTGAGTGGTTAGAAGGTATCTTTGAGTCAAAAATTCAAACTCAAATTCCTACTGTTGCTGCTTTATTAGTAGAAAATCGTTACCAAATGTGGCAACAATGGCAACCATTACAAGAACGGTATCTGCAAGGGAAAACTCGACAGGATTTGCATTTGACAGTACTTCATCCTGCTTAA